A window of the Fibrobacter sp. UWH4 genome harbors these coding sequences:
- a CDS encoding right-handed parallel beta-helix repeat-containing protein, with amino-acid sequence MISRFKKWLGVLISTLLFAGATVAGEMPFPPIENGKVKLVVADSPYLLEQGAVFSAKDTLEIEPGVTVLMGEYAKLMFRGAVKIIGTEAAPVVFRSADSVKSWNGVHFVSANRPFEIKNLVIENAFRNTVFRSKGIFENVKFVNNYYGLWIDDVPEVFLAHCEFIRNRYALSVRAGQVMSTETVISNNVYGLYLEPGGKFDGDKGLIKDNLEADVRNEAEEMAAQGKRVNRNIWHRIETAF; translated from the coding sequence TTGATTTCTCGTTTTAAGAAATGGTTGGGAGTGTTGATTTCGACTCTGCTGTTTGCCGGTGCAACGGTGGCAGGGGAGATGCCTTTTCCGCCGATTGAAAACGGAAAGGTGAAACTGGTGGTGGCGGACAGCCCATACCTGCTGGAACAGGGCGCTGTCTTTTCGGCTAAGGACACTTTGGAAATCGAACCGGGCGTGACCGTGCTCATGGGCGAATATGCTAAGCTCATGTTCCGTGGCGCCGTCAAGATTATTGGTACAGAAGCTGCTCCGGTAGTTTTCAGGAGCGCAGATTCCGTGAAAAGCTGGAACGGAGTGCACTTTGTTTCGGCGAACCGTCCTTTTGAAATCAAGAACCTCGTTATCGAAAATGCTTTCCGCAACACGGTGTTCCGTTCCAAGGGTATTTTCGAAAATGTCAAGTTTGTGAACAACTACTATGGCCTGTGGATTGATGATGTTCCAGAAGTTTTCCTGGCACATTGTGAATTTATTCGTAACCGCTATGCGCTTTCGGTGCGTGCAGGACAGGTCATGTCGACGGAAACGGTTATTTCCAATAACGTGTACGGCCTGTATCTGGAACCCGGTGGAAAATTCGATGGCGACAAGGGCCTGATCAAGGACAATCTTGAAGCCGACGTGCGCAACGAAGCCGAGGAAATGGCCGCTCAGGGCAAGCGTGTCAATCGCAATATCTGGCACCGCATAGAAACCGCTTTCTAA
- a CDS encoding M48 family metallopeptidase has translation MKNVLKSKFLWTAALAACLTVVGCNIFNPTESVNIKNDDADALTYEGYIKFRNNEYSEAETYFNKAIAADSAHSEAWLGLMKSILNRKLNTTAETNVFSLLKYVNTNRDAGDKTVPFADLPDSVANTLRTAIDTVNSIATQFIERDKNGKTDGKVTYKYIADGYMVIQMLKTMLVLKTKMPLECANKSTRAELSNSTCSMQAILNDFKNDPNETVETFHEVFNTCEANPESMTSLFEDYLQGFGNEAGYLTKEAKNDAVKGMCSALAQETEASEDDVPQQSKTLNIIIGQLGYSDIIDDDGDGCIDEELYDGEDNDGDGEIDEDISDKTNEIRYDDATIMKNIAQKKMSIKDLRVIKSAGPNEKYRNVDIDMNGKTVADDSDELDREWAFIYENYKDRVAHNDHRLVFSKDLSWNMEGGVEGLKARKQLIANDTNKDNPTYSLEDRKTMVGGCWVNYDEDSFKKWFDGRTK, from the coding sequence ATGAAAAACGTACTTAAATCCAAATTTTTATGGACAGCAGCCCTTGCGGCCTGTTTAACTGTCGTAGGATGCAACATTTTCAACCCTACCGAAAGTGTAAACATCAAAAACGATGATGCAGATGCTCTCACATACGAAGGTTATATCAAATTCCGTAACAACGAATATAGCGAAGCCGAAACGTACTTCAACAAGGCCATCGCCGCAGACTCCGCACACTCCGAAGCGTGGCTCGGCCTCATGAAATCTATCCTGAACCGCAAGCTGAACACGACGGCCGAAACGAACGTATTTTCCCTGCTCAAATATGTCAACACGAACCGAGACGCCGGCGACAAGACCGTACCGTTCGCCGACCTTCCCGATTCCGTCGCCAACACCCTTAGAACCGCTATCGATACGGTCAACTCTATCGCCACACAATTTATTGAACGCGACAAGAATGGCAAGACCGACGGCAAAGTCACTTACAAGTATATCGCCGATGGTTACATGGTTATCCAGATGTTAAAGACCATGCTCGTACTCAAGACCAAGATGCCCCTGGAATGCGCCAACAAGAGCACAAGAGCCGAACTCAGCAATAGCACCTGCAGCATGCAGGCCATTCTTAACGACTTCAAGAACGATCCCAACGAAACCGTGGAAACATTCCACGAAGTTTTCAACACCTGCGAAGCTAACCCCGAAAGTATGACCTCGCTCTTCGAAGACTACCTCCAGGGTTTTGGCAACGAAGCGGGTTACCTGACCAAAGAAGCCAAGAACGACGCTGTTAAGGGAATGTGTTCCGCCCTTGCCCAGGAAACGGAAGCATCCGAAGACGACGTTCCTCAACAATCCAAGACTCTGAACATCATTATCGGCCAGCTTGGCTATAGCGATATCATCGATGACGACGGCGACGGCTGCATTGACGAGGAACTCTATGACGGTGAAGACAACGACGGAGACGGAGAAATCGACGAAGACATCAGCGACAAGACCAATGAAATCCGTTATGACGATGCAACGATCATGAAGAATATCGCTCAAAAGAAGATGTCTATCAAGGATCTACGCGTCATCAAGTCCGCCGGTCCCAACGAAAAATACAGGAACGTCGACATCGACATGAACGGCAAAACCGTAGCGGACGACTCCGACGAACTGGACCGCGAATGGGCATTTATCTACGAGAACTATAAGGACCGCGTCGCACATAACGACCACCGCCTCGTTTTCTCTAAGGACCTTTCCTGGAACATGGAAGGGGGCGTCGAAGGCCTGAAAGCAAGAAAACAGCTCATCGCAAACGATACCAACAAAGACAATCCCACCTACAGCCTCGAAGACCGCAAGACGATGGTCGGCGGTTGCTGGGTCAACTACGATGAAGACTCATTCAAGAAATGGTTTGATGGGAGGACTAAATAA
- the nirJ2 gene encoding putative heme d1 biosynthesis radical SAM protein NirJ2 encodes MIVSWMTTNKCNLTCKHCYQDAGENKAAELTTAEALKLIDEIAKAGFKIMIFSGGEPMTRPDIVELVAHASSKGLRPVFGTNGTLITHDLAIELKKAGAMAMGISIDSIDHDRHNEFRGLPNAFELTMMGIENCKAAGLPFQIHTTIMDWNQNEIFDIMDWVKEIGAVNHQIFFLIPVGRGKEIEGHALRVAEYEGLLRKIMEKSRTLGIPVKPTCAPQFLRIADQLGIKTRYSRGCLAGLDYCIVSPIGKVRPCAYMMEEAGDVHDTPFDEIWANAEIFKKLRTKAYSGACGKCKFNDRCGGCRARAAYYHDGDYMQEDSYCAYGRGL; translated from the coding sequence ATGATCGTATCTTGGATGACCACCAACAAGTGTAACCTGACCTGCAAGCACTGCTACCAGGATGCAGGCGAAAATAAGGCTGCTGAACTCACAACGGCAGAAGCCCTCAAGCTGATTGACGAAATCGCGAAGGCGGGGTTCAAGATTATGATCTTTAGCGGTGGCGAGCCGATGACACGCCCGGACATTGTGGAGCTGGTGGCCCACGCTTCGAGCAAGGGACTTCGTCCGGTGTTCGGCACGAATGGCACGCTCATTACGCACGACCTGGCCATTGAACTCAAGAAGGCTGGTGCCATGGCGATGGGAATCAGCATCGACAGTATCGATCACGATCGTCACAATGAATTCCGTGGCCTTCCGAACGCCTTCGAACTTACGATGATGGGTATCGAAAACTGCAAGGCGGCAGGACTCCCGTTCCAGATTCACACGACCATCATGGACTGGAACCAGAACGAAATTTTCGACATCATGGACTGGGTCAAGGAAATCGGCGCGGTGAATCACCAGATTTTCTTCCTCATCCCCGTGGGTCGCGGCAAGGAAATTGAAGGTCACGCCCTGCGTGTTGCTGAATACGAAGGACTTCTTCGCAAGATTATGGAAAAGAGTCGCACGCTCGGTATTCCGGTAAAGCCGACTTGCGCTCCGCAGTTCCTGCGAATTGCCGACCAGCTCGGCATCAAGACGCGTTACAGCCGCGGATGCCTCGCGGGCCTAGACTACTGCATCGTAAGCCCTATCGGCAAGGTGCGCCCCTGCGCCTACATGATGGAAGAAGCGGGCGATGTGCACGACACGCCGTTTGACGAAATCTGGGCGAATGCCGAAATCTTCAAGAAACTCCGTACCAAGGCTTATTCCGGTGCCTGCGGCAAGTGCAAGTTCAACGACCGCTGCGGCGGTTGCCGCGCCCGTGCCGCCTATTACCACGACGGCGACTACATGCAAGAAGATTCGTATTGTGCCTACGGGAGAGGACTTTAA
- a CDS encoding FtsX-like permease family protein produces the protein MNKLEWLIAWRYLGAQRKSLFVSLIGIFSMLGVSIGVFALVVALAAVNGFEEEVTAQMIGKDAHFEVMAYNGEMIAPYDSLMKEVRDRDSRVVASSPFIIYKVGVSSKKVNDGIVIYGIDTETAKGVTDIHKYIKWGNYSVDSLEDLSGTMRPGIILGSGLANRLRVVVGDKLVLQTFQSPDAMVTSGGPKMMMCVVSGIFETGTYEFDGNLAYVGIPELQKLLGLGDVVTGIQFRLNNHWLAGEAVDSLASWLGYPYYAMDWKTKNITLLKWMNYEKFIVAAVICLIILVAAFNIISSLIMVVIDKTKEIGILRSMGFSKAAIMRVFMLMGSFIGVGGTIVGGTIGLVLCKLQEAYHFIKLPGDVYVIPYFPISVHIIDVILIFVIGIALCVAATLLPAWKASRLDPVGAIRHE, from the coding sequence ATGAATAAACTTGAGTGGCTAATCGCCTGGCGTTACTTAGGGGCTCAACGTAAGAGTCTCTTCGTTTCGCTTATCGGCATTTTCAGTATGCTCGGTGTCTCTATCGGCGTGTTTGCGCTGGTGGTGGCGCTTGCTGCGGTCAACGGCTTCGAAGAAGAAGTGACTGCCCAGATGATCGGCAAAGACGCTCACTTCGAAGTGATGGCGTACAATGGAGAAATGATTGCTCCGTATGACAGCCTCATGAAAGAAGTTCGCGACCGTGATTCTCGCGTGGTCGCTTCGTCTCCCTTCATTATTTACAAAGTGGGCGTGAGCTCCAAGAAGGTGAATGACGGCATTGTCATTTACGGTATTGATACTGAAACCGCCAAGGGCGTGACCGATATCCACAAGTACATCAAGTGGGGAAATTACTCGGTCGATAGCCTCGAAGACTTGAGCGGGACCATGCGTCCGGGAATTATTCTCGGTTCAGGCCTTGCCAACAGGCTTCGTGTGGTAGTTGGCGACAAGCTTGTGCTGCAGACCTTCCAGAGCCCCGACGCAATGGTAACGAGTGGCGGCCCGAAAATGATGATGTGCGTGGTGAGCGGCATCTTCGAGACGGGTACCTATGAATTCGACGGCAATCTCGCTTACGTGGGCATCCCGGAATTGCAGAAGTTGCTTGGCTTGGGTGACGTGGTGACGGGCATTCAGTTCCGCTTGAACAATCATTGGCTTGCCGGCGAGGCGGTGGACAGCCTTGCGTCATGGTTAGGTTATCCGTATTACGCCATGGACTGGAAAACGAAAAACATCACGCTCCTCAAGTGGATGAACTACGAAAAGTTCATCGTGGCGGCGGTGATTTGCCTTATCATCTTGGTGGCTGCATTCAACATCATCAGTAGCTTGATCATGGTCGTCATCGACAAAACCAAGGAAATCGGCATTCTCCGCAGTATGGGCTTTAGCAAGGCGGCCATCATGCGCGTCTTTATGCTCATGGGAAGTTTCATTGGCGTGGGCGGTACGATTGTCGGTGGTACCATCGGCCTGGTGCTTTGCAAGCTGCAAGAGGCCTACCACTTTATCAAGCTCCCCGGCGATGTCTACGTGATTCCGTACTTCCCGATTTCGGTGCACATCATTGACGTGATTTTGATTTTTGTCATCGGCATTGCGCTTTGCGTGGCAGCGACGTTGCTCCCTGCATGGAAGGCGAGCCGCTTGGATCCGGTGGGGGCGATTAGACATGAGTAG
- a CDS encoding OmpA family protein produces MRLKRDENSNPWMAYTDLGVALVSLFILAFVAMATLKEQKAEDLTRTEEEVLSCQEEMRKIAAERNALLSKSLQTSIEAGLIALEDGKIQIQASFLFPINGADLTKEGEGVIRGISKGLLEALDSTDVIMVSGFTDDTPVKSKTYTNWNLSTERAVNVVKTLIAQGFPPDRLFAAGFGEHMPKYPNDSEEHRRLNRRVEIGVTPLQKMENK; encoded by the coding sequence ATGCGCTTGAAAAGAGACGAAAACAGCAATCCCTGGATGGCCTACACGGACTTGGGCGTAGCCCTTGTCTCGTTGTTCATCCTTGCGTTTGTGGCGATGGCGACCCTTAAGGAGCAGAAGGCTGAAGACCTTACGCGTACCGAAGAGGAAGTCCTCAGCTGCCAAGAAGAAATGCGCAAGATAGCGGCAGAACGCAATGCGCTTTTGTCCAAGAGCTTGCAGACCTCTATTGAGGCAGGCCTAATCGCACTTGAAGACGGCAAGATTCAGATTCAGGCTTCTTTCCTTTTCCCGATTAACGGCGCCGATCTCACCAAGGAAGGCGAGGGCGTGATTCGCGGCATCAGCAAGGGCCTTCTGGAAGCGCTTGATTCTACCGACGTGATTATGGTGAGCGGCTTTACCGACGATACTCCGGTGAAGTCCAAGACTTACACCAACTGGAATTTGTCGACCGAACGTGCAGTGAACGTGGTAAAGACACTGATTGCGCAGGGATTCCCGCCGGACAGGCTCTTTGCCGCGGGCTTTGGTGAACACATGCCCAAGTACCCGAACGACAGCGAAGAACACCGCCGTCTGAACCGTCGCGTAGAAATCGGCGTTACCCCCCTGCAGAAGATGGAGAATAAGTAA
- a CDS encoding ABC transporter ATP-binding protein: MSLLQTINLRRVFSETGEKLEILKGVNFEMETGELVALTGSSGSGKSTFLNLVGMLDTPTSGEILFKGKALSKFNDAERDRYHRVQVGFVFQFHHLLSEFTAIENVCVPGRVLGTSEKECKERAAMLLETVGLKDRLKHLPRELSGGERQRVAIARALMNHPDLVLADEPSGNLDEANSAMLNELIGELNEKFNQAFLIVTHDEKLASFAKRRVVMHGGVIQ, encoded by the coding sequence ATGAGTTTATTACAAACCATCAATCTTCGCAGGGTTTTCTCCGAAACGGGTGAAAAGCTTGAAATTCTCAAGGGTGTGAATTTTGAGATGGAAACGGGTGAGCTGGTGGCTCTCACGGGTTCTTCGGGTTCGGGTAAGTCGACTTTTTTGAATTTGGTGGGGATGCTCGATACGCCGACGTCTGGCGAAATCCTCTTTAAGGGGAAGGCGCTTTCCAAGTTCAACGACGCCGAGCGTGACCGCTACCATCGTGTGCAGGTGGGCTTCGTGTTCCAGTTCCATCACTTGTTGAGCGAATTTACGGCAATTGAAAACGTGTGCGTGCCGGGTCGCGTTCTCGGGACTTCTGAAAAGGAATGCAAGGAACGTGCCGCGATGCTTTTGGAAACGGTGGGCCTCAAGGACCGCCTCAAGCATTTGCCGCGTGAATTGAGCGGTGGCGAACGCCAGCGCGTGGCTATTGCCCGTGCGCTCATGAACCATCCGGACTTGGTGCTGGCCGACGAACCGAGCGGCAACCTGGATGAGGCGAATTCTGCGATGCTGAACGAATTGATTGGCGAACTCAACGAAAAGTTTAATCAAGCTTTCTTGATTGTGACGCACGACGAAAAATTGGCTAGTTTTGCAAAAAGGCGTGTCGTGATGCACGGCGGCGTCATTCAGTAG
- a CDS encoding four helix bundle protein gives MAQSYKDLVVWQKAIDLTVAVYQLTKQFSKEELFGLVSQMRRASVSIASNIAEGEGRKSKKEFAHFLGISLGSKAELETQLILCERVGLASNSEISFLKCSLDEVGKMLAKLKERQNSKSKES, from the coding sequence ATGGCCCAGAGTTATAAGGATTTAGTTGTTTGGCAAAAAGCGATTGATTTAACAGTCGCTGTTTACCAATTGACAAAACAGTTTTCTAAAGAGGAATTGTTTGGACTTGTATCTCAAATGCGGCGAGCCTCTGTTTCTATAGCAAGTAATATTGCTGAAGGTGAAGGTCGTAAGTCTAAAAAAGAATTTGCACATTTTTTAGGCATTTCTTTAGGATCCAAGGCTGAACTCGAAACGCAATTGATTTTGTGTGAACGAGTAGGTCTAGCTTCGAATTCAGAGATATCTTTTTTAAAATGTTCATTAGATGAGGTTGGGAAGATGCTGGCCAAACTCAAGGAAAGGCAGAATTCCAAATCCAAAGAATCCTAA
- a CDS encoding fimbrial protein, translating to MKNAFQMILALTVVGLIALMAAAFYFGAPLFGWVIMVAIFAVFIGEQLVALKTVKLVAAENEVLETCKNRGGYVSGDGVVAKRVALAKSLLAKKIRLDSSMAYEVLSNSVGIAVPRSASGSVILLGLMGTFFGLMYSVATAGGAIDNSTTQGTLDTIQLLFQNMKGIFGTSLCGLFAALILNASRNMMIASRDEFVARLDAYTLDLQGDSETEESEEVRAKNELERLFDSVEKNLSTVASSVKEGLSGVVAMVGEELASTTAKLNESLASAVAGMNKSVENLGASVSGSLSGAFTPMEQNIKTLSASVESIPAKLDEKLNGISATLNGGLEGISSGVKSSLEGVSGNVESALAKVASDVKSGLDGVAAATAQAMEGSTKDIASAVSEQVKQSNDQWNSFMERLAAETTANVDSQKEGLETLKNVALQVAEKAQAGSAELSQSVAEKLSTLSSDILGAFQKLSETSAVLLEAQKALTESIDNRVVKEKEATDALGGNIVETAELMRVNQSELSANLEMLRAGLETILEKLSGDTAEREEEESFVEHLNQSLEAFHERASEVLMENAVKTQEILLEVLEQTQRSSSVAPAEQPKVEG from the coding sequence ATGAAAAATGCATTTCAGATGATTTTGGCGCTTACCGTGGTCGGGCTCATCGCCTTGATGGCGGCCGCTTTTTATTTCGGCGCCCCGTTGTTCGGCTGGGTTATCATGGTGGCCATTTTTGCCGTGTTCATCGGCGAACAGCTGGTGGCTCTCAAGACGGTCAAGCTGGTAGCAGCCGAAAACGAAGTCCTGGAAACCTGCAAGAACCGTGGCGGTTATGTCTCGGGCGACGGTGTCGTTGCCAAGCGCGTTGCCTTGGCCAAGAGCCTGCTCGCCAAGAAAATCCGCCTCGACTCCTCGATGGCCTACGAAGTCCTTTCGAATAGCGTTGGCATAGCCGTTCCGCGTAGCGCCAGCGGCTCGGTCATCCTGCTTGGCCTTATGGGTACTTTCTTCGGTTTGATGTATTCCGTGGCCACGGCGGGTGGTGCTATTGACAATTCTACGACGCAGGGAACGCTCGATACGATTCAGCTTTTGTTCCAGAACATGAAGGGTATTTTCGGCACTAGCCTTTGTGGTTTGTTTGCGGCCCTGATTTTGAATGCGAGCCGCAATATGATGATTGCCTCTCGCGATGAATTTGTTGCCCGCCTCGATGCCTACACGCTTGATCTGCAGGGAGATAGCGAGACGGAAGAGAGCGAAGAAGTTCGTGCGAAGAATGAACTGGAGCGTCTCTTTGATTCTGTCGAAAAGAATCTGTCTACGGTGGCATCTTCTGTAAAGGAAGGCCTTTCTGGCGTTGTTGCGATGGTGGGCGAGGAACTAGCCTCGACGACTGCCAAGCTGAACGAATCCCTGGCTTCCGCAGTTGCAGGAATGAATAAGTCCGTCGAAAATTTGGGTGCTTCTGTGAGCGGTTCGCTTTCGGGTGCGTTTACTCCGATGGAACAGAATATCAAGACACTTTCTGCTTCCGTGGAATCGATCCCGGCTAAGCTTGATGAAAAATTGAATGGAATTTCTGCTACGCTGAACGGCGGTCTCGAAGGTATTTCTTCTGGAGTCAAGTCTTCGCTGGAAGGCGTTTCGGGTAACGTAGAATCAGCTCTTGCGAAGGTTGCTTCTGATGTGAAGTCTGGCCTTGACGGCGTTGCCGCCGCGACGGCCCAGGCGATGGAAGGTTCGACGAAGGATATCGCCTCTGCGGTTTCTGAACAGGTCAAGCAGTCGAACGATCAGTGGAATTCCTTCATGGAACGCCTCGCCGCCGAAACGACGGCTAATGTGGATTCCCAGAAAGAAGGTCTCGAAACGCTCAAGAATGTGGCTCTTCAGGTGGCCGAAAAAGCCCAAGCGGGTTCCGCAGAACTTTCTCAGTCCGTTGCCGAAAAACTCTCGACCCTTTCTTCCGATATTCTCGGCGCCTTCCAGAAACTTTCCGAAACTTCTGCCGTGCTGCTGGAAGCCCAGAAGGCTCTCACCGAAAGCATCGACAATCGCGTGGTCAAGGAAAAGGAAGCGACGGACGCCTTGGGTGGAAACATCGTGGAAACCGCAGAACTGATGCGCGTGAACCAGTCCGAACTCAGCGCAAACCTCGAAATGCTGCGTGCTGGCCTCGAGACGATTCTCGAAAAGCTTTCGGGCGATACCGCAGAACGCGAAGAGGAAGAAAGCTTCGTGGAACATCTCAACCAGTCTCTCGAAGCCTTCCACGAACGCGCCAGCGAAGTGCTTATGGAAAACGCCGTCAAGACGCAGGAAATTTTGCTCGAGGTGCTGGAGCAGACGCAGCGCAGTTCGTCTGTTGCTCCCGCAGAACAGCCTAAGGTCGAGGGCTAA
- the lysS gene encoding lysine--tRNA ligase — MAMQDMNDQVQARLAKLEKFKEMGVEAYPHKFNRTHDSKVLKENKEALMASGESIAFAGRVVRFNRKGKMCFMHLKDRYGRLQVVVARDEVGEENYEIVKMTDLGDFIGVNGFMFETQTGEYSVHVKKVTMLSKAVRPLPVAKEKVDENGNKVVFNEFADVDTRYRQRYIDMALNDDVKDVFIKRFKILQAIREYLIEKGFIEVETPTLQPIYGGANARPFTTHHNACDMTLYLRVAPELYLKRCIVGGMEKVFEFSKNFRNEGMDRTHSPEFTGLEFYEAYADYNDMMVHFENIYERACIAANGTTKIDYQGKEIDFKAPWPRYSMIEAIEKFGGLKVNEMSDDEIKAKMEELGGHLDGEFSRGRGILELFELTVEDKLIQPTFIKDMPTESTPLCKKHRTIEGLIEQFEPYANGWELGNAYTELNDPIRQRELLEDQVRRGRGGEGETHPMDENFMHAIESGLPPTGGVGFGIDRMVMLLTNQQTIRDVQLFPLMKPEA; from the coding sequence ATGGCAATGCAAGATATGAATGACCAGGTTCAGGCACGCCTCGCGAAGCTTGAAAAGTTCAAGGAAATGGGTGTGGAGGCTTATCCGCACAAGTTCAACCGCACGCATGATTCCAAGGTTTTGAAAGAAAATAAGGAAGCTTTGATGGCTTCTGGCGAAAGTATTGCTTTCGCTGGCCGTGTGGTTCGCTTCAACCGTAAGGGCAAAATGTGTTTTATGCACCTCAAGGACCGTTATGGCCGCTTGCAGGTGGTGGTCGCCCGTGACGAAGTGGGCGAAGAAAACTATGAAATCGTGAAGATGACCGACCTGGGTGACTTTATCGGCGTAAACGGTTTCATGTTCGAAACCCAGACGGGCGAATACTCCGTGCACGTGAAGAAGGTGACCATGCTCAGTAAGGCTGTGCGCCCGCTTCCGGTGGCTAAGGAAAAGGTGGACGAGAACGGCAACAAGGTGGTGTTCAACGAATTTGCCGACGTGGATACCCGCTACCGTCAGCGTTACATCGACATGGCCCTGAACGACGACGTGAAGGACGTGTTCATCAAGCGTTTTAAAATTCTGCAGGCTATCCGCGAATACCTGATCGAAAAGGGATTCATCGAAGTCGAAACTCCGACGCTCCAGCCGATTTACGGCGGTGCGAACGCCCGTCCGTTCACCACGCACCACAACGCCTGCGACATGACGCTCTACCTGCGCGTGGCTCCGGAACTCTACCTCAAGCGCTGCATCGTGGGCGGCATGGAAAAGGTTTTCGAATTCTCCAAGAACTTCCGTAACGAAGGTATGGACCGCACCCACAGCCCGGAATTCACCGGCCTCGAATTCTACGAAGCCTACGCCGACTACAACGACATGATGGTGCACTTCGAGAACATCTACGAACGCGCCTGCATTGCGGCCAACGGCACCACCAAGATTGACTACCAGGGGAAGGAAATCGACTTCAAGGCCCCGTGGCCCCGCTACAGCATGATTGAGGCTATCGAAAAGTTCGGCGGCCTCAAGGTGAACGAGATGAGCGACGACGAAATCAAGGCCAAGATGGAAGAACTCGGCGGACACTTGGATGGTGAATTCAGCCGCGGTCGCGGTATCCTCGAACTGTTCGAGCTCACCGTGGAAGACAAGCTCATCCAGCCGACCTTCATCAAGGACATGCCCACCGAAAGTACGCCGCTCTGCAAGAAGCACCGTACCATCGAAGGGCTCATTGAACAGTTCGAGCCGTACGCTAACGGATGGGAACTGGGCAACGCCTATACCGAACTGAACGACCCCATCCGTCAGCGTGAGCTCCTGGAAGACCAGGTGCGCCGCGGCCGCGGTGGCGAAGGTGAAACGCACCCGATGGACGAAAACTTCATGCATGCTATCGAATCTGGCCTGCCTCCTACCGGCGGCGTGGGCTTCGGTATCGACCGCATGGTCATGCTCCTCACCAACCAGCAGACCATCCGCGACGTACAGCTCTTCCCGCTGATGAAACCCGAAGCGTAG
- a CDS encoding YkgJ family cysteine cluster protein, translating into MTAYREYFPTKAFRIAEMRLSSLLGRERDRLDALAADLGREYAIGPDNLVEQLPLIRDFTREYHRLFSEYLEAVLPQQPRPIQCRPACGNCCHHYPMSVEPFELLTLYGDLRGRNDLLDIMEACQVRSSLFSRMFESRRTQAENGKIEGGESRTTQMDLDDYAEDKALHDYFAAWNPCPFSDKKGDCTVYPLRPVSCRMYFSETDPKFCTPEHLQTPENDSYIVYLPDSIEDAVYGISEHYSLLDLPESYFGGLLAVNRFEGLIGEK; encoded by the coding sequence ATGACTGCGTATCGCGAGTATTTTCCCACCAAGGCGTTTCGGATTGCCGAAATGCGCTTGTCTTCGCTTCTGGGGCGCGAACGCGACCGTTTGGATGCCCTAGCGGCAGACTTGGGTAGGGAATATGCGATAGGTCCAGACAACCTGGTGGAACAGCTTCCGCTTATTCGCGATTTTACAAGGGAATATCACCGTCTTTTTTCGGAGTATCTTGAGGCCGTTTTGCCACAGCAGCCGCGACCGATCCAGTGCAGGCCCGCTTGCGGAAATTGCTGCCATCATTACCCCATGTCGGTGGAGCCTTTTGAACTTCTGACTCTATATGGCGACCTCCGGGGGCGGAATGACCTGCTCGATATTATGGAGGCGTGCCAGGTGCGTTCGTCTCTCTTTAGCAGGATGTTTGAATCGCGTAGAACGCAAGCCGAGAATGGTAAAATCGAGGGTGGCGAAAGTCGGACGACCCAAATGGATTTGGACGACTACGCCGAAGACAAGGCCTTGCACGACTATTTTGCGGCATGGAACCCGTGCCCGTTTTCGGACAAGAAGGGCGATTGTACGGTGTATCCGTTGCGTCCGGTGTCTTGCCGCATGTATTTTAGCGAGACGGACCCAAAGTTTTGCACACCGGAGCATTTGCAAACACCCGAAAACGATAGCTACATTGTTTACTTGCCGGATAGCATCGAAGATGCGGTGTACGGAATCTCGGAACATTATTCGTTGCTGGATTTGCCCGAAAGCTACTTTGGCGGACTCTTGGCCGTGAACCGCTTTGAAGGTCTGATTGGCGAAAAATGA
- the tadA gene encoding tRNA adenosine(34) deaminase TadA, producing MKCEDLIEKNNSELRPPNSELDEKYMRMALREAERAFDEKEIPIGCVIVKDGVVIGKGHNQIEMLRDATAHAEILSIGTAASSLENWRLDGCTLYVTLEPCPMCAGAILNSRVSRVVYGSPDTRFGGCGTTIDVITGNALKRDVEVVGGVLAGECLGLLKAFFQKMRLEKGDSGNKGEN from the coding sequence ATGAAATGTGAAGATTTAATAGAAAAAAACAACTCCGAACTCCGACCTCCGAATTCCGAATTAGACGAAAAGTACATGCGTATGGCGCTCCGCGAAGCCGAAAGGGCTTTCGATGAGAAGGAAATTCCCATCGGTTGCGTTATCGTTAAGGACGGCGTGGTGATAGGGAAGGGCCATAACCAGATCGAGATGCTGAGGGATGCCACGGCCCATGCCGAAATTTTGTCCATCGGAACTGCCGCGAGCAGTCTCGAAAACTGGCGCCTGGACGGTTGTACTTTGTATGTAACTCTGGAGCCTTGCCCGATGTGCGCTGGAGCCATTCTCAATAGCCGAGTTTCCCGCGTAGTCTACGGATCTCCGGATACCCGCTTTGGCGGCTGCGGCACGACCATCGACGTGATTACGGGCAATGCCCTCAAGCGCGATGTCGAAGTGGTGGGCGGAGTACTTGCCGGTGAATGCCTGGGCCTTTTGAAGGCTTTTTTCCAGAAAATGCGCCTTGAAAAAGGGGATAGCGGCAACAAAGGGGAAAATTAA